A genomic window from Clostridium aceticum includes:
- a CDS encoding YggT family protein — protein sequence MFSTLDIVGALYYLSRLINIFILVRVIFSWVNPNPHSSLIQFIYAVTEPILSPVRELIYKLGYTGMIDFSPIVAILLVNMGYSLLARLVMGLW from the coding sequence TTGTTTTCTACCTTAGATATAGTAGGGGCACTATATTATTTATCAAGACTGATTAATATCTTTATTTTAGTTAGAGTAATTTTTTCATGGGTAAATCCAAACCCACATAGTTCGTTGATACAGTTTATTTATGCAGTAACAGAACCTATTCTTTCACCTGTAAGAGAACTTATTTATAAACTAGGATATACTGGGATGATAGACTTTTCACCAATTGTAGCAATCTTATTAGTAAATATGGGATATTCTCTATTAGCAAGGTTGGTAATGGGACTGTGGTAA
- a CDS encoding cell division protein SepF codes for MSGKLIDKVKYFMGLDVFEEEEVEGEEELMQQQDDMTPIVSNNKKNKILNIHTTTQMKVVLYEPSSFDEASGIVDSLKNRKPVIINLESVEPELARKFFDFLNGAIYALDGNIQKVSTGIFILAPNNVDISGNIKEELKNKGVFPWQK; via the coding sequence ATGTCAGGGAAGTTGATAGATAAAGTAAAGTATTTTATGGGATTAGACGTTTTTGAAGAAGAAGAAGTAGAGGGTGAAGAGGAGTTAATGCAACAACAGGATGATATGACACCTATTGTCAGTAATAATAAAAAGAATAAAATATTAAATATACATACGACTACGCAAATGAAGGTGGTTCTTTATGAACCCAGTTCTTTTGATGAAGCATCAGGAATTGTTGACAGCCTTAAAAATCGAAAACCAGTTATTATCAACTTAGAAAGTGTTGAACCAGAACTGGCTAGAAAGTTTTTTGACTTTTTAAATGGGGCAATTTATGCCTTAGATGGGAATATACAAAAAGTATCTACAGGTATTTTTATACTGGCTCCTAATAATGTAGATATTTCGGGAAATATTAAAGAAGAACTAAAAAATAAAGGTGTATTTCCTTGGCAGAAGTAA
- a CDS encoding YggS family pyridoxal phosphate-dependent enzyme, whose protein sequence is MALLDIENNLKIIKQRISDAATKAGRSPHEVQLIAVTKTVEPEIIERAIDCGVTDIGENKVQEIIRKYEIIGEKVKYHMIGHLQKNKVKYIIDKVDMIHSLDSYDLAKEIDKRAKKIQKVMKCLLQINISGEESKYGVNPLEAQSLLRQISELKNIQIVGLMTMAPYTDNPEEVRKYFKDLKNLSLEIDQLSLKNIDMGHLSMGMSNDFEVAIGEGANLVRIGSSIFGERNY, encoded by the coding sequence TTGGCATTATTAGATATTGAAAATAACTTAAAAATAATAAAACAAAGAATTTCTGATGCTGCCACAAAGGCTGGGAGAAGTCCCCATGAGGTACAGTTAATAGCTGTTACCAAAACAGTAGAACCCGAAATAATTGAAAGGGCTATTGACTGTGGTGTTACAGATATAGGAGAAAACAAAGTTCAAGAAATTATAAGAAAGTATGAAATCATAGGGGAAAAAGTTAAGTACCATATGATTGGACATCTGCAAAAGAATAAAGTAAAATATATTATTGATAAAGTAGATATGATTCATTCTTTGGATTCTTATGATTTAGCTAAAGAAATAGATAAAAGAGCAAAAAAAATTCAAAAAGTAATGAAATGTTTATTGCAAATTAATATTTCTGGGGAGGAATCAAAATATGGAGTCAATCCTTTAGAGGCACAATCTTTGCTAAGGCAGATCAGTGAACTAAAGAATATACAAATAGTAGGTTTAATGACGATGGCACCTTATACCGATAATCCAGAGGAAGTAAGGAAATATTTCAAGGACTTAAAAAACTTGTCTTTAGAAATAGATCAGCTTAGCCTTAAAAACATAGATATGGGTCATTTATCTATGGGGATGTCCAATGATTTTGAGGTTGCTATTGGAGAGGGTGCTAACTTAGTAAGAATAGGCAGTAGTATTTTTGGAGAACGTAATTATTAA
- a CDS encoding HlyD family efflux transporter periplasmic adaptor subunit, with amino-acid sequence MKTKRKKRKSLSIGKLIKIFAATIILGYFLSRVTPFFSQATNKTYIAEHGKIETTVSTEGYIVRDEKVMKNLGEGKVVLYVSEGEKVARNQKLAEIHLGEIDEKTTRDLEIINLRIQNIKDKESEQQVFSRDIEKIDAEITAILGEIQQYINEGPYEKISLLKENLSTLVEKKSIISGERSFSGKNLDQLERQQQSLQSKVNDSIEIVYSEFPGVFAIGNDGLEELLNLRNIENITEQEWQTIKNTYKSKGDSLEQNSLRIIENHRWSIVARLKELEIEGVEENRRIMIRLRGDSKEYSAVVRKILPVDEEEVIVILDLTDFIEGFYNKRLIAFDMIKSSFEGIMIPNSAIVEKEGQEGIFRLDVNGFARFVPIKVKGSNREYSIVHYGYFDDTRNNETKRVNTMNFYDEIVVNAQQVTEGEKIR; translated from the coding sequence GTGAAAACTAAAAGAAAAAAAAGAAAAAGTTTATCTATAGGTAAACTTATAAAAATATTTGCTGCCACCATTATATTAGGATACTTTTTATCAAGAGTCACTCCTTTTTTTAGTCAAGCAACTAATAAGACTTATATAGCAGAACATGGGAAAATAGAAACTACTGTATCCACTGAAGGTTATATTGTGAGAGACGAAAAGGTGATGAAAAACTTAGGAGAAGGAAAAGTAGTTCTTTATGTATCGGAGGGGGAAAAGGTAGCGAGAAACCAGAAACTAGCAGAAATACATTTAGGGGAAATAGATGAAAAAACAACCAGAGATTTGGAAATAATTAATTTAAGGATACAAAATATTAAAGATAAGGAATCAGAACAGCAGGTTTTTTCTAGAGATATAGAAAAAATTGATGCAGAAATTACAGCGATATTAGGAGAAATACAACAGTATATAAATGAGGGACCATATGAAAAAATTTCATTACTAAAGGAAAATCTGTCTACTTTAGTGGAAAAAAAGAGTATTATTAGTGGAGAAAGAAGTTTTTCCGGCAAAAACTTAGACCAGTTAGAAAGGCAGCAACAATCTTTACAGAGTAAAGTCAATGATTCTATTGAAATTGTCTATAGTGAGTTCCCAGGAGTTTTTGCTATAGGTAACGATGGGTTAGAGGAACTTTTAAATTTAAGAAACATAGAAAATATTACAGAGCAAGAATGGCAAACCATAAAAAATACTTATAAATCTAAAGGTGATTCTCTAGAACAAAACAGTTTAAGAATTATTGAGAATCATCGTTGGAGCATTGTTGCAAGGTTAAAGGAACTGGAGATAGAGGGCGTAGAAGAAAATAGGAGAATCATGATTCGGTTACGAGGAGATAGTAAAGAGTATAGTGCTGTTGTAAGAAAAATCCTACCGGTCGATGAAGAGGAAGTAATTGTTATACTGGATTTAACAGATTTTATAGAAGGCTTCTATAATAAACGTCTTATTGCCTTTGACATGATTAAAAGTAGTTTTGAAGGCATTATGATTCCTAACTCAGCTATTGTAGAAAAGGAAGGACAAGAAGGAATTTTTAGATTAGATGTTAATGGTTTTGCTAGGTTTGTACCTATAAAGGTGAAGGGAAGCAATCGTGAATATTCTATTGTACACTATGGATATTTTGATGATACTAGAAATAATGAAACAAAAAGGGTGAACACGATGAATTTTTATGATGAGATTGTAGTAAATGCTCAGCAGGTAACAGAGGGTGAAAAAATACGCTAA
- a CDS encoding polysaccharide deacetylase family protein, with protein sequence MKKLTLVFIIGIFTLSIVWGALSFFQAEETLAAVDMEQVISPEAEIIGDDEEAVDNEEKEIKREADNPNDSEEVDTVEDVDLKEEKNQDKNNTAKGKKVFLTFDDGPTSLTPEILDILKEHDVQATFFVIGRLAEKDPDMVKRTYAEGNMILPHSYTHDYAIYSTFETFYDDFYRAEEVIQDILQMRLPPIFRFPGGSSNHSSFAYGGQQFMPELTKDIIEKGYYYIDWNVSSGDASPDYKSKEKMLQNIFNGLQNRDVAVVLFHDVARNTKMAQILPEVISRLQNKGYEFRTFKDITKEELDRMVQLKIANKPIVR encoded by the coding sequence ATGAAAAAATTGACATTAGTGTTTATAATAGGAATATTTACTTTAAGTATTGTTTGGGGAGCACTATCTTTTTTTCAAGCAGAAGAAACCTTGGCAGCCGTAGATATGGAACAAGTGATATCCCCTGAAGCGGAGATAATAGGAGACGATGAAGAAGCAGTAGACAATGAAGAAAAGGAGATCAAGAGGGAAGCAGATAACCCAAATGATAGCGAAGAAGTTGATACGGTAGAGGATGTAGACTTAAAAGAGGAAAAAAATCAAGACAAAAACAATACAGCAAAGGGTAAAAAAGTATTCCTTACCTTTGACGATGGACCAACTTCTTTGACGCCTGAGATACTAGATATTCTAAAAGAGCATGATGTACAAGCTACTTTTTTTGTTATAGGAAGACTAGCAGAAAAGGATCCTGATATGGTAAAACGAACCTATGCTGAAGGAAACATGATATTGCCTCACTCCTATACCCATGATTATGCTATCTATAGCACCTTTGAAACATTCTACGATGATTTCTATAGAGCTGAGGAAGTAATTCAGGATATACTTCAAATGCGGCTTCCTCCCATTTTTAGGTTTCCTGGAGGATCTTCTAACCATAGTTCCTTCGCCTATGGAGGACAGCAATTTATGCCTGAACTTACAAAAGACATCATAGAAAAAGGCTATTACTATATCGACTGGAATGTATCCTCTGGAGATGCTAGTCCTGACTATAAAAGTAAGGAGAAGATGCTGCAAAATATTTTTAATGGTTTACAGAACAGGGATGTTGCAGTTGTATTATTCCACGATGTAGCTCGTAATACTAAAATGGCACAAATTTTACCTGAAGTAATAAGTAGATTGCAAAATAAAGGTTATGAATTTAGGACTTTTAAAGATATCACTAAAGAAGAATTAGACAGGATGGTACAACTTAAAATTGCCAATAAACCAATTGTAAGATAA
- a CDS encoding NAD(P)/FAD-dependent oxidoreductase — protein sequence MKNKKVIVVGGGPAGMMAAITAAQRSDNVILIEKNTSLGEKLRITGGGRCNITNNSSPEEIMKNVITNSKFLYKSLHSFTSKELMKLMEENGCPLKVEKEQKVFPASEKSSEVIEVFHKLLKENKVKTYFQCEIKKILVENNKVVGIKTSNDQEFCCDAVIMATGGISYPHTGSTGEGYSICEKIGHDIIPLKPSLTSMIIKEKWLTDMMGISLRDIVMKTKIGNKSIAADGDLLFTHYGISGPAVFQLSTYLNKLILKEHILMVDFLPKVSQEELKDIFIAVEKSNKQISSLLMEYLPKKFFTELLSRLNISNNITLNQLNKKDRNRIIDNLKHFKITVTALRDIKYAIVTSGGINVKQVNPATMESKLIKDLFFAGELLDIDALTGGYNLQMAFSTGFIAGKSSVE from the coding sequence ATGAAGAATAAAAAAGTGATCGTTGTTGGTGGAGGACCTGCCGGTATGATGGCTGCCATCACTGCGGCTCAGCGTAGTGATAATGTGATTTTAATAGAAAAAAACACCAGCCTAGGAGAAAAATTAAGAATTACAGGAGGGGGCAGATGTAATATAACAAACAATTCTTCGCCTGAAGAAATCATGAAAAATGTTATTACAAATAGTAAATTCTTATATAAGAGTTTGCATAGTTTTACCAGTAAAGAACTTATGAAACTAATGGAGGAAAATGGATGTCCTCTTAAAGTTGAAAAAGAACAAAAAGTATTTCCAGCCAGTGAAAAATCCAGTGAAGTTATTGAGGTTTTTCATAAGCTGCTGAAGGAAAATAAGGTAAAGACCTATTTTCAATGTGAAATAAAAAAAATCTTAGTAGAGAACAATAAAGTGGTTGGCATTAAGACCAGTAATGATCAAGAATTTTGCTGTGATGCTGTTATTATGGCAACTGGAGGAATATCTTATCCTCATACAGGAAGTACGGGGGAAGGATACAGCATCTGCGAAAAAATAGGTCATGATATCATACCTTTAAAACCTAGTTTAACATCTATGATCATCAAAGAAAAATGGTTGACGGACATGATGGGGATTTCTTTAAGAGATATTGTGATGAAAACCAAGATAGGAAATAAGTCCATAGCTGCTGATGGAGATTTGCTATTTACCCACTATGGAATATCTGGACCTGCTGTTTTTCAATTAAGTACATATCTTAACAAGCTTATCTTGAAAGAACATATTCTAATGGTGGATTTTTTACCAAAGGTTTCACAGGAAGAGTTAAAAGATATATTCATTGCTGTTGAGAAAAGTAATAAACAAATTTCAAGTCTACTAATGGAATACTTACCTAAGAAATTTTTTACTGAATTATTAAGTAGACTAAACATCTCTAATAACATAACGTTAAATCAGTTGAATAAAAAAGACAGAAATAGAATCATAGATAATTTAAAACATTTTAAAATTACTGTTACAGCATTAAGAGATATAAAATATGCTATTGTAACATCCGGAGGTATAAACGTAAAGCAAGTAAACCCAGCAACAATGGAATCAAAGCTAATAAAGGATCTGTTTTTCGCGGGAGAATTATTAGATATAGATGCTTTGACAGGGGGATATAACCTTCAAATGGCTTTTTCTACCGGTTTTATTGCTGGGAAAAGCAGCGTGGAATAG
- the dmpI gene encoding 4-oxalocrotonate tautomerase DmpI gives MPVINVDCGKITKEQKEKLVEVLVSKASEILNIPEEAFLTFIKESELDNIGKGTKLLSEIRKNQ, from the coding sequence ATGCCAGTTATTAATGTTGACTGTGGTAAAATAACAAAGGAACAAAAAGAAAAGCTTGTTGAAGTCCTGGTATCAAAAGCTAGTGAAATACTTAATATACCTGAGGAAGCCTTTCTTACTTTTATTAAAGAAAGCGAATTAGATAACATTGGTAAAGGCACGAAGCTTTTATCTGAAATCCGCAAGAATCAATAA
- a CDS encoding methyl-accepting chemotaxis protein, protein MKSIKTKLIVYFSVLILFISFIFGFVSVKATERAVVNEVQEAMQLLAKEAAELVGSELNADIEVLETISRIEGTISMDWEIQQSILIRELQVQSFLDLGIVSLDGTAKYTDGSTAELGDREYIQRAFAGESNVSDVIISRVTNSPVVMIAVPIVENRQVVGALIARADGGFLSNLTDARGFGDAGYAYIINDHGIIIAHPDRELVINQVNLIKEAEGNESLTSVAQHYSKVLQEKQGINRYSFEGNGLYAAYAPIEGRNWMMIITAAEEEVLASLSLMQRGLMMITLGILAAAILLCSLIGSSVTKPIIIAVKHGKGIANLDITQDFPEVLLKRKDEIGSLAMTFQTVIESLRSFIGQVTETSQQVASSSQELTAISQQSATAADEVARTIEEIAKGANDQAKDTEGGVLKTEELSKIIDEDLKDMDKIEEAVKKLVGLKDQGMALIKELTVKSKNNADAIKLIHKTTVDTNESAEKIGEASKIIQGIAEQTNLLALNAAIEAARAGESGRGFAVVAEEIRKLAEQSTHSVQDIEEMLEKLQENSQNAVGTIQDVLSITEAQVGSAETTENKFNDIAQEIDVVKVVVNKSMGSVQTMNNKKDELAGIMQNLAAIAEENAAGTQEASASVEEQTASMEQIAAASESLATLAEEVQRSINKFKY, encoded by the coding sequence ATGAAGAGCATAAAAACAAAACTGATTGTTTATTTTTCTGTCCTAATTTTATTTATATCTTTTATATTTGGTTTTGTTTCTGTGAAAGCAACTGAGAGAGCGGTTGTAAATGAGGTACAAGAAGCTATGCAGCTATTAGCCAAAGAAGCTGCAGAGCTAGTTGGAAGCGAACTCAACGCGGATATAGAAGTCCTTGAGACAATTTCAAGAATAGAAGGGACGATTAGTATGGATTGGGAAATACAGCAAAGCATACTAATAAGAGAACTTCAAGTACAGTCCTTTCTTGACTTAGGGATTGTTTCTTTAGATGGAACTGCAAAGTACACAGATGGCAGTACTGCTGAACTAGGGGATAGGGAATATATACAAAGAGCCTTTGCCGGGGAATCAAATGTATCAGATGTGATTATAAGTCGTGTAACAAATTCTCCAGTAGTGATGATTGCAGTACCCATCGTAGAGAATAGACAAGTTGTAGGTGCTTTGATTGCCAGAGCGGATGGGGGTTTTCTAAGTAACTTAACAGATGCTAGGGGTTTTGGAGATGCAGGTTATGCTTATATCATCAATGATCATGGAATAATTATAGCTCATCCAGATAGAGAATTAGTAATAAATCAGGTGAACTTGATAAAGGAAGCGGAAGGTAATGAATCACTTACATCAGTAGCACAGCATTACAGTAAGGTACTACAAGAAAAACAAGGAATTAACCGCTACTCCTTTGAAGGTAATGGGCTCTATGCTGCATATGCACCTATAGAGGGAAGAAACTGGATGATGATTATTACTGCTGCTGAGGAGGAAGTATTAGCTTCTCTTTCCTTGATGCAAAGAGGTCTTATGATGATAACTCTTGGGATTTTAGCAGCAGCCATTCTTCTTTGTTCCTTAATAGGCAGTTCTGTTACAAAACCTATTATTATAGCAGTAAAACATGGCAAGGGAATTGCAAATCTAGATATCACACAGGACTTTCCTGAAGTACTGCTAAAAAGAAAAGATGAGATTGGATCTTTAGCCATGACATTTCAAACAGTGATAGAAAGCCTGAGAAGTTTCATAGGACAAGTAACAGAGACCTCTCAGCAGGTAGCTTCATCTTCACAGGAGTTGACCGCCATCAGCCAACAGTCAGCTACTGCAGCAGATGAGGTGGCTAGAACCATTGAGGAAATAGCCAAGGGGGCTAATGATCAAGCAAAAGATACAGAAGGTGGCGTTTTAAAAACAGAAGAGTTAAGTAAAATTATCGACGAAGATTTAAAGGACATGGATAAAATAGAGGAAGCTGTCAAAAAACTAGTAGGTTTGAAGGATCAAGGAATGGCATTGATAAAAGAATTAACAGTCAAAAGTAAAAACAATGCAGATGCAATAAAACTCATTCATAAAACTACTGTGGATACCAATGAAAGTGCAGAAAAAATTGGTGAAGCCAGCAAAATTATTCAGGGTATTGCAGAACAAACAAATTTATTGGCATTGAATGCAGCGATTGAAGCAGCAAGAGCAGGGGAGTCTGGCAGGGGATTTGCTGTAGTGGCGGAAGAAATTCGCAAATTAGCTGAGCAGTCAACACATTCAGTACAAGATATAGAAGAAATGTTAGAAAAATTACAGGAAAACTCTCAAAATGCTGTAGGTACGATACAAGATGTTTTATCTATTACTGAAGCTCAGGTAGGAAGTGCAGAAACTACAGAAAATAAATTTAATGATATTGCTCAGGAAATAGATGTTGTAAAAGTTGTTGTAAATAAGTCGATGGGTTCAGTACAAACAATGAACAACAAGAAGGATGAACTTGCGGGGATTATGCAGAACTTGGCAGCAATCGCTGAAGAAAATGCGGCTGGAACACAAGAGGCTTCCGCATCTGTAGAAGAACAAACTGCTTCTATGGAACAAATAGCCGCCGCTAGCGAGTCTTTAGCAACCCTAGCGGAAGAAGTGCAAAGAAGTATAAATAAGTTTAAGTATTAA
- a CDS encoding AbiV family abortive infection protein, whose product MMKSILLEARRKTYDNSVKLIYDAKLLFYKEKYALATFCAMTAIEEIGKFVFLHTIGTSNIIKLDTELSSHLMKEITKVLKDYSGKVLEVVNWSLYINAAADRRHGIHPSGIYRTSGVVLLARSGKWAEVRNRCLYTDINLTNTHVVSPEKIGKEHAYYFICMAYEGLAAQVEAGLDVEIMGIEGRRARDELINLEMDLIEFIEISQTNVDELDFIKNSQKYKNLAEQRKEIIKDNF is encoded by the coding sequence ATGATGAAGTCTATTTTGTTGGAAGCAAGAAGGAAAACCTATGATAATTCAGTGAAACTAATCTATGATGCAAAACTTTTGTTTTATAAAGAGAAATATGCTTTAGCTACATTTTGTGCTATGACAGCAATAGAAGAAATAGGAAAATTTGTTTTCCTCCATACCATTGGTACATCCAATATAATTAAGTTAGATACAGAACTATCATCACATCTAATGAAAGAAATCACTAAGGTTTTAAAAGATTATTCAGGTAAGGTTTTAGAAGTGGTAAATTGGTCATTGTATATAAATGCAGCAGCCGACAGACGGCATGGGATACACCCATCCGGAATCTATAGAACAAGTGGTGTAGTGTTGTTAGCTCGTTCAGGAAAATGGGCAGAAGTGCGAAATAGATGTTTATATACTGATATTAACTTAACAAATACACATGTTGTATCTCCAGAAAAGATAGGCAAAGAACATGCATACTACTTTATTTGTATGGCATATGAAGGACTAGCTGCTCAAGTTGAAGCAGGATTAGACGTAGAGATAATGGGGATAGAAGGAAGAAGAGCTAGAGATGAATTGATAAACTTAGAAATGGACCTCATAGAATTTATAGAGATAAGTCAAACGAATGTTGATGAACTTGATTTTATTAAAAACTCACAGAAGTATAAAAATTTAGCAGAGCAAAGAAAAGAAATTATTAAAGATAACTTTTGA
- a CDS encoding dynamin family protein, translating into MLKELNRALDTNRSLLKEIENIAVNLDCSYISDKCHTLLDRMEKLEFHVVVIGQFKRGKSTLLNYFMGEELLPTGVIPITSIITKLKYGDQPKARVIFHDESQEEVDIHSISQYISEQENPENIKQVDCIEVFIPSDLLKGGLVFIDTPGIGSIYAHNTEVAYNYLSEADAAIFLISSDAPVGEIELEFLMQVKKYINKIFFIQNKMDYLSHKELKESMVFSCKAIDEAIGKEPKLYPISAKLALEGKLQKAHDKVKKSGIKQFEIELESFMMKDKGIYLINSYQSKIESRIRELEEYIDFKINLLNSDLETLEKKVETLKHKLKDTQVMQREAMAIIELGLEGIIESFSEEVRAFRHEKVEMIKNKLKEIAKENQHISSNGLAEILNEQLESEVENVLGQWNQQQEIKIRKSYEELMIRFTRKLNEIIEQINELIYALFKIKVAEDVEEFHLIERDSFYFKFNSSSPPLLAPKIKDFMFLLPKRMRNRRILVEALKRVENELEKNGNNLKWDYVCKIRDSKYIFERTFYEHIQAVMKAVEVIIERTMKTKRSKGDHVEKEIRFYEEKKKVTQGLKHRLYRVEELLNRIL; encoded by the coding sequence ATGTTGAAGGAGCTAAATAGAGCTTTAGATACAAATAGAAGTCTTCTTAAGGAAATAGAGAATATAGCGGTAAATCTTGATTGTAGCTATATATCTGATAAGTGTCATACACTACTAGATCGAATGGAAAAGTTAGAATTTCATGTGGTAGTTATTGGACAATTTAAGAGAGGGAAGTCTACCTTGCTTAATTACTTTATGGGTGAAGAACTTCTGCCGACAGGGGTGATACCGATTACATCTATTATTACAAAGCTAAAATATGGAGATCAACCTAAGGCAAGAGTTATTTTTCATGATGAATCGCAAGAGGAAGTAGATATTCATTCAATTAGCCAATACATTTCAGAACAGGAAAACCCTGAAAATATAAAACAGGTAGACTGTATTGAGGTGTTTATTCCTTCAGATTTATTGAAGGGAGGCCTGGTATTCATCGATACCCCAGGAATAGGGTCTATTTACGCTCATAATACAGAAGTAGCGTACAACTACTTATCTGAAGCTGATGCAGCTATTTTTCTTATTTCTTCCGATGCACCTGTTGGAGAGATAGAGTTAGAATTTTTGATGCAGGTAAAAAAATATATAAACAAAATATTTTTCATTCAAAACAAGATGGACTACCTATCTCACAAAGAATTAAAAGAAAGCATGGTCTTTTCATGTAAGGCGATAGATGAAGCTATTGGAAAAGAACCCAAGCTTTATCCTATTTCCGCAAAGCTAGCTCTTGAAGGAAAGCTTCAAAAGGCTCATGATAAGGTAAAAAAAAGCGGTATCAAACAGTTTGAAATTGAATTGGAAAGTTTTATGATGAAGGATAAAGGAATATATCTAATCAACAGTTATCAAAGTAAGATAGAATCAAGGATTAGAGAGCTAGAAGAATACATAGATTTTAAAATCAATCTATTAAATAGCGATTTAGAAACATTGGAAAAAAAGGTGGAGACATTAAAACATAAACTCAAAGATACCCAGGTAATGCAACGAGAAGCGATGGCGATTATAGAGCTGGGATTAGAAGGGATTATTGAATCTTTTTCAGAAGAAGTGAGGGCATTTAGACATGAGAAGGTAGAGATGATAAAAAACAAATTGAAGGAGATAGCTAAAGAAAATCAACATATCTCCTCCAATGGACTAGCTGAAATACTTAACGAACAGCTAGAAAGTGAAGTGGAAAATGTGTTGGGACAGTGGAATCAACAACAGGAAATAAAAATTAGAAAGTCCTATGAAGAGCTTATGATTAGATTTACAAGGAAGTTAAATGAAATCATTGAACAAATCAATGAATTGATTTATGCATTGTTTAAAATCAAAGTAGCAGAGGATGTTGAGGAGTTTCATTTAATTGAACGAGACAGCTTTTATTTTAAATTCAATAGCTCAAGTCCTCCATTGTTGGCTCCGAAAATAAAAGATTTTATGTTTCTACTTCCCAAGAGAATGAGAAACAGAAGAATATTAGTAGAGGCATTAAAGCGAGTAGAAAATGAATTGGAGAAGAATGGAAACAATCTAAAATGGGATTATGTATGTAAAATACGAGACAGTAAGTATATTTTTGAAAGGACTTTTTATGAGCATATTCAAGCTGTCATGAAAGCAGTAGAGGTAATAATTGAAAGAACAATGAAAACAAAGAGAAGTAAAGGGGATCATGTAGAAAAAGAAATACGGTTTTATGAGGAGAAGAAAAAAGTCACTCAGGGGCTAAAACATAGATTGTATCGTGTAGAAGAACTTCTAAATAGAATTTTATAA
- a CDS encoding undecaprenyl-diphosphate phosphatase: MVFIELLKVIFLGIVEGITEWVPISSTGHMILVEEFIQLNASEAFKEMFFVVIQLGAIMAVVLLYFQKLNPFLAKKSIRQKKDTMKIWYKVIVGVIPAAVTGLLFDDWLNEHFYNYQTVAIMLIVYGVLFIVIENRNKNKVTKINSFNELSYLTAFYIGIFQVLALIPGTSRSGATIIGAILLGTSRHIAAEYSFFLSIPVMFGASALKLIKFGFNFTGFEIVSLLTGMMVAFVVSIIAIRFLLSYIKNNDFKPFGWYRIILGFILIAYFTFR, translated from the coding sequence ATGGTTTTTATTGAACTATTGAAAGTAATCTTTTTAGGAATCGTTGAAGGGATTACGGAATGGGTGCCCATAAGTAGCACCGGACATATGATTTTGGTTGAGGAATTTATTCAGTTGAATGCATCAGAAGCATTCAAAGAGATGTTTTTTGTGGTTATTCAGTTGGGGGCTATTATGGCGGTGGTGCTTCTTTATTTTCAGAAGTTAAATCCATTTTTAGCTAAAAAATCTATACGACAAAAGAAAGATACGATGAAGATTTGGTACAAAGTAATTGTAGGCGTCATTCCAGCGGCGGTGACAGGACTACTTTTTGACGATTGGTTGAATGAACACTTCTATAATTACCAAACTGTTGCCATCATGTTGATTGTCTATGGAGTTCTTTTTATCGTCATTGAAAATCGAAATAAAAATAAAGTTACAAAAATTAACAGCTTCAACGAATTATCCTATTTGACAGCTTTTTATATCGGTATATTTCAAGTGTTAGCTTTAATTCCTGGAACCTCACGTTCGGGTGCAACGATCATTGGTGCAATTCTCCTTGGGACATCACGACATATTGCAGCGGAGTATTCGTTTTTTCTTTCTATTCCAGTAATGTTTGGTGCAAGTGCATTAAAGCTGATTAAATTCGGTTTTAATTTCACCGGCTTTGAAATCGTCTCTTTATTGACGGGAATGATGGTTGCCTTTGTTGTTTCTATCATTGCTATTCGATTTTTATTATCTTATATCAAGAACAATGATTTTAAACCATTTGGTTGGTATCGCATCATTTTAGGTTTCATCTTAATAGCATATTTTACTTTTCGATAG